The following nucleotide sequence is from uncultured Draconibacterium sp..
CATCCAGGGGTTGTTGGAACTGATGTTTTTAGGGAGTATCCGAAATGGTTTGCTCAATTTATGAATGTATTGATTTCTAAACCAACAGAAGGTGCTAAACCATCGATTTACCTTGCAAGCTCTGAAGAATTGGAGAATGTAACAGGTAAATACTTCTACAAGACAAAGCAAAAAGATACAGATAAATTAGCCAATGATTTAGAATTGTCGGAAAAGATTTGGATAAAAACGGAAAAATTGACAGGAATAAAATACGCTGATTAAAGCACTAAAGCACAACAATGTGTATAAATTTTAAGGGTTTCAGAAGTTTTTCAGCGGTATCACCCGCATCAACGTTGGGTAATATGTCGATAGTTTTAAGCCTGCAACCCTTTTCGAACATCTTACCCAACGTTAGCGGTTATTAAAAGACACAAATGAGAAAACAATATCATATACTTAATGGTGATTCTTTAAAAGAACATTTTCCTGAAAGTATTCAAGGTGAAATTATAGTAGCTAAAGAATGTTTAGTAGATGGAAGTGTGAAAGGAAAGAGCCTAACTGATCTTTTTAAGACCAGAGCCGAATTTATTAGTAGCAATTATGATGTTTGTACTGAACAGGACTATTTCGAAAAGACAGTTCCTGAATTTCAGAAAATGCAAAAGATTCCTGATTATTCAGATATTAATCTATGGTTTGAAGATGACTTATTTTGTCAAGTAAATTTTTGGTTTACTGTTAATCTGATATTTAATTCGTTAAGATCCAGTAAAGTTTTCCTAATAAGACCAGCAATCCATAATCAATTTGGATTTGGTGGACTAAGTGAAATAGAACTAATTAAGGCTTACAAGCAAAAGGCTCAAATTACTGAATTAGATAAAATAGCACTTCTATGGAATTTCTATCAGAATAATGATATTGAGGAATTGGTAAAGACTGCTAATAAATTAGCACAAAAATATCCTTTCATTCTCAACGCTGTTGAGGCTCACATTAACAGAATTCCCAATGAAAATGGTCCAGGACGACCGAAACAAACTTTAATAGATATAATGAATGAGTTAGGATCAGATTCATTCGGAGCTGTATTTAAAGAATTCAACAAACGCGAAAGCATCTATGGATTTGGTGATTTACAAGTAAAAAGACTTTTTGATGAAGTAAAAAACAACGGATAACAAATTGTAATATGGCAGGCCGGGGTAAGAGCGGTCTGACAAGTCAGACCTCGTGCC
It contains:
- a CDS encoding DUF1835 domain-containing protein, with product MRKQYHILNGDSLKEHFPESIQGEIIVAKECLVDGSVKGKSLTDLFKTRAEFISSNYDVCTEQDYFEKTVPEFQKMQKIPDYSDINLWFEDDLFCQVNFWFTVNLIFNSLRSSKVFLIRPAIHNQFGFGGLSEIELIKAYKQKAQITELDKIALLWNFYQNNDIEELVKTANKLAQKYPFILNAVEAHINRIPNENGPGRPKQTLIDIMNELGSDSFGAVFKEFNKRESIYGFGDLQVKRLFDEVKNNG